gccACAAAGTGAGTTTAtaacaaaactataaaaaaaggTTAGATGTGTTGTACGTCAGTCTCGTCAGTCTCGCAATCGTTATACCTATTCTAGTATTTGATGCATTATGATaattgttaaagtatagattattttgttttttttacaaactggTATTAACCTAATTTTAAGAAAGTGCTACGCATTTGTCCAGTGACACTCAATTTTATGTGAGACGTTTATAATCATGgttattgaattaaataattggaatgaaaatgaaatttctGTTTTCAGGTTGACCAGAAAAATATTGTGGATTCGACCGGCGCCCTATCCCTGTCGCAAATCCCTAAGAAGATGCTCGTCATCGGCGCCGGTGTCATCGGTCTGGAGCTCGGCTCGGTCTACCAGAGGCTCGGCGCTGAAGTCACGGCTATTGAGTTCCTTGGCACCATTGGTggttagttatttttatattaatcgaTTAGAAATCAATCTTAAACTGGATTCTTAAGATGCTTGTTATCGGCGCCTGTGTCATCGGTTTGCGGCCGGCTGGTGCTCGGCTCTGTCTACCATAGCGCGGCGGCATTCGGCGCTGAAGTTATTGCTATTGAGTTCCTTGACACCATTGGCGGTAAATTCTATTTGATTTATGCTAAATAGTACATAATTTGGCTATTGAACTTGCTATcggtaaaaaaaacttataatccCTTTCTCTTCACATGAGATTTGTGTGCGTGACCTCAACTCTTATGCGGAAACCAATAAAAgtcattaataataaatgtcTCCTCTGCAATGAGAGCAAGAATgcaattattttacttaatctAAATCCAACCCTAAACTGATCTCATGAAAATAGCCCCATTCGCctcatattattataaagaaaataatttgtttagtcatttttacaaacttttatttaacttgccctgttagtatgtatgggacaaatcttgcaagttaaatttgacccacttcccggtttccgataaagctgaaaatttgcatacatatgtaagtcgggtgacaatacaatattatggtaccatcaagctgatcagatggagacaggaggtagccataggaactctgtgacaaaacaacgcaacctaattgtgtttgcggtttttagaattgtctcaatgagtattagtttctTGTGGAAaataaagtacagtcagcgataaaagcttgtaccaaaaatgaaatttttgccaaaaacttattacaatATTGATGAAtgaaaaacgaaataaaaagtatgtaaaattcctttcagatatttatttttgtctgCAGTCCTATTATTCACTATAGCATTCTAAGTTTAGCTGCAAATTTCCAGGTGTCGGTATCGATCTGGAAGTGGCGAATACGCTCCAGAAAATCCTGGCCAAGCAGGGCATGAAGTTCAAGCTCGGCACCAAGGTCTTGGGCATCAAGAAGGAGGGAGAAACTGTCAAGGTCGAAGTGGAGGCAGCCAAGGGCGGCAACAAGGAGACGGTATGTTTTTTTAAGGAAAAGCTTCTTTTCTCATCATAGCGTCTGActgtaaactgaaatagatgtcacatatgaaataaaaagtgaccaaggcctccagtgcccgaGGCTGGATTAGAAGAACGTGGTTGAGTTGAAGCCATCGCGTCGGCAGAAAAGTTTTACCTCCAAGTCCCACGGACGAGACTTTCATAGAAAACATTAAACGTTAGAAAACCCTAGAACTTTGACATGTCTATGGCTGGGACTCATATATGGGTAAAAGTTAAATAGCGAACAAGTGCTCTGTTACTATccggaaatataaatatagtatttGGAATTAGCtgtgttatgcgtatcaaatcTTCGTTAACGaaaatttgtatataaaaaaaacattattcgGAATATGATTTCAGTTGGATTGCGACGTCGTGCTGATCTCGATCGGGCGCCGGCCGTACACCCGCGAGCTGGGGCTGGACAAGGTGGGCATCGCGCTCGACGACCGCGGCCGCGTGCCCGTCAACGAGAAGTTCCAGACCAAAGTGCCCGGGTATACCATTTTTATCTTTACTACGAAGAACATAAGATCTAAAATCCGACACAAGCAACCTGGGTCTCGATACTGTTGGCATTGCCTTTGGCGGTCGCGGCCGAGTGCCCGTCAGCGAGAAGCTCCAGATTAAAGGTCAACATTTCCTACACCAGCGAACACGGGTTGTACAAGGTGGGCATTACGCTCGACGACTTGAAGGAAAACTTAATCATGGATGTTACATCACTGTACTTATTGCGAATTGAACAACAAAgtaaacttttataataaatgttacaaCAGCAACCTTCATCTCTGTTCTTCGCAAAATTTTGTACCCATGTGTAATTTATAAACTTATTGTGTGTGTTTTAAGTTGAGGTGATAATAAAACGCAAGAGTAATAAagtaatattgtaatttaaatattacagAATTTATGCGATTGGCGACTGCATCCACGGTCCCATGTTGGCGCATAAGGCAGAAGACGAAGGCATCGTTTGCGTGGAAGGCATTAAGGTACTGAGCTATTTAATTACTATTGCATCCatttaatataaactttattagGTTGATGCAaattgcgcgtcatcgtggatgacacgaactatatgtgGTTTGATTTCAGGGCATGCCGGTACACTTCAACTACGACGCGATCCCGTCGGTCATCTACACCACGCCCGAGGTCGGCTGGGTCGGCAAGTCGGAGGAGGACCTTAAGAAGGAGGTCAGTTTACATACAgctcattttttattaaaaaaaaaaaaaactttttaggaaAAGTCGAAAACTGGGAATTGGGAGTAcatatatctattttattttgccgCCTCAAAGTTTCAACGTTTAGGCATTACAAAAGGAGTCGTCGAAGTTACACTGTAGCAAGTCATGTTAACATTAGTTGGAATAGTTGGGTATATCATTTCACGAATTCATTCAGGTATTTCTACCCTCCTCACTCCCAGTCCTTGAAAATGGTtctttttataagcttttatttatttctaccaGTTGTCTGTCTGTAATGTTTATGTGTCTGTCTGTAATTAAATCTTATAAGTAAAATTTGACTCTCTTTTCGGTTTCCAATGATGTTGAAAATTTTTATACAAGTGtatgtcgggtgacaatgcaatattatggtaccatcaagctacTGATGATgcagacaggaggtggccattggtaaaattgttaaatcttcttctttccattatgttaccccctgctggggtgtagggctcgaaccattttatTCCACTGTCTCCGGTCCTGGGCAAGCTTGGGAAATCgttaaatacatacctactaaaaccACCGGGTATTGGGAGTGTTACATACTATACTTATAGATCTATTTAACATCTTTCAGGGCAAAGCGTACAAAGTAGGCAAATTCCCGTTCCTGGCGAACTCCCGAGCGAAAACCAACGGCGAGCCCGACGGCTTCGTCAAGGTCCTCTCCGACAAGGCCACCGACGTCATCCTCGGCACACATATCATCGGCCCCGTGAGTATTCATCCAAGGACCTTACGTTTAAACCGGATTCGTCCTGGTTTTTCTATTCTAACGCGAAATAGTCTACGCGCCGGTCCGGAAAAAGTACAGGACGGATTTCATACTGCCctgattcaaataaataaatattatatgatatttttacacaaattgactaagttccacagtaagctcattaaggcttgtgttgtgggtacttagacaacgatatataaataaataaataaataataaatattataggacattattacacaaattgactaagtcccacagtaagctcaataaggcttgtgttgagggtacttagacaacgatatatataatatataaatacttaaatacatagaaaacacccatgactcaggaacaaatatccatgctcatcacacaaatacatgcccttaccaggatttgaacccgggaccatcagcttcgtatgcagggtcactacccactaggccaaaccggtcgtcgatttatatatataatatataaatatttataaatacttaaatacatagaaaacacccatgactcaggaacaaatacacacaaatcattcatcacacaaataaatgcccctatagtcgttagatttgtagctggccccgagcggctaatcctttgtctattgttaagtaaaaccgcacgtgctactacctgcataaaaaatggTCTGGTCACTTAGTTAGTTGgttatgctgggcattttccgcaaatcgacaaccattgtgcctattttgcgtgaaaacgaggtagcactactctagccaccccagctcttccacgaaacctagcagtgtcttcaggttgctaactgcctcctttagtccggtcactttaaccgcttattgaattacaactcctatgccAATTGAAATAAGATCCAAAATTAACAAATGGAAACATTGTGATGGTTGCCGCTGAGAGCGAACCATACATATCCTTCAGTCTGAGGGGCTTAGTGAAGGTTTCCAGGCTAACTCAGGGTATGGAGGATGAGCTGACAGAAAACACAGGTTTCACTTAGCTAAATGGCATCTTTCGCGCCCTTTATTATTATCAAGAACACTTAACCATCAAGCTATATATACACGGATATCATTAAATAGAACCGGCGTTACGTAATCGGCTCGCGGGCCCTGGGTACGGCGGGAGATCGGAGTGTTCCCCGGGGAACGGGGTCAGGAATAAACCTCCGGCTATCTACGCGAGAACACACGCGGCCAGGATAGGTTTAGCGGAATCGGGGCACTGGGGATAACCTTCCCGGCTAACTACGCGAGGACACGCGCGGCCAGGGAAAGCTATACTACGGGGGAAAGGAAGGAAGAGTCCTGCGGCTATCTACGCGAGAACACGCGCGGCCTATTCAGGACTCGGCCCTACGGGAAGCCCGGGACGAACGCGAGAACGCGCGCCGCCACACCGGGCTGAGCAGCCGTTGTTTCCAGCGCGGGCTCGAAACATCGACTGGCTATCGCTGCTTGGTCCGCGCCGGTTATATAGGTGCGCGGCGCCGGTGTCACGCGGCAGGGTTGTGATCGCTGCTCTCTGCCCGCCACGCGCCTCGCCCCGCCGTTGCATTGTGACGTAGCCGTGACGTCACAacataatttgcgatttcttgtgtggttcctctacggttactgagtgccggcgagtcgaacgctaaaCAGTCTAAAATGTGTTCTCGAGGTGcataacaaaggcgcgttacgAGAGAGCGCACCTATACtagttttttgagcgttggactagcccgcgctcaggtgccaattacaATTataccctttttttgcaggttttacttaacaaatttaacaatagacaaaggattagccgctcagggccagcttcaaatcgaacgactataccaGGATTTGggcctgggaccatcggcttcataggcaggctctAGTGaccccactaggccagaccggtcgtcccaGGTCGTCGAGATAT
This portion of the Cydia pomonella isolate Wapato2018A chromosome 7, ilCydPomo1, whole genome shotgun sequence genome encodes:
- the LOC133519988 gene encoding dihydrolipoyl dehydrogenase, whose product is MGYKFLKLASTSIRPVSVRIGVRSYATSHDADLVVIGAGPGGYVAAIKAAQLGMKVVSVEKEPTLGGTCLNVGCIPSKALLHNTHLYHQAQHDFKRRGIEVGSVQMNFKTLMEYKEASVKALTGGIAMLFQKNKVKLVKGVGTIVAPNKVEVKGASGVETVNTKNILIATGSEVTPFPGVPVDQKNIVDSTGALSLSQIPKKMLVIGAGVIGLELGSVYQRLGAEVTAIEFLGTIGGVGIDLEVANTLQKILAKQGMKFKLGTKVLGIKKEGETVKVEVEAAKGGNKETLDCDVVLISIGRRPYTRELGLDKVGIALDDRGRVPVNEKFQTKVPGIYAIGDCIHGPMLAHKAEDEGIVCVEGIKGMPVHFNYDAIPSVIYTTPEVGWVGKSEEDLKKEGKAYKVGKFPFLANSRAKTNGEPDGFVKVLSDKATDVILGTHIIGPGGGELINEAVLAQEYGAAAEDVARVCHAHPTCAEALREANLAAYCGKPINF